A region of Rhinoraja longicauda isolate Sanriku21f chromosome 1, sRhiLon1.1, whole genome shotgun sequence DNA encodes the following proteins:
- the LOC144597768 gene encoding calcium uniporter regulatory subunit MCUb, mitochondrial-like: MLPSRKECCQFVVKPLLMDVGNFLRDVKDEDQGISNIAILSEDGTRVSASTSMSVLLRNNFQLVINETKYSVLPPKTDHVSSEQSAEMDHVKDLIQRLYVALHVENHQLSSEQHLLEKLEELNDQLQFCEQTKSRLYLKAEAKCSRFMWTGLGLLSTQGGALAWLTWWVYSWDIMEPVTYFITYGASLAFYAYFLLTRQDCAYGEIRDRQMLKYFHRIAKRWRFDVGKYNSLKEEIAEVEHDLRRLRNPLQLQLPIEHLNSNV, from the exons ATGCTCCCCTCCAGAAAAGAGTGCTGCCAGTTTGTTGTAAAGCCTCTGTTGATGGACGTTGGAAACTTTCTGCGGGACGTGAAGGATGAAGATCAAGGCATCAGCAACATTGCAATCCTTTCAGAAG ATGGCACCAGAGTTTCTGCCTCCACTTCAATGTCTGTTCTGCTAAGAAATAACTTTCAATTAGTTATTAATGAGACAAAGTATTCTGTATTGCCTCCGAAAACAG ACCACGTAAGCAGCGAGCAGTCTGCAGAGATGGACCATGTGAAAGATTTAATCCAAAGGCTTTACGTGGCATTACATGTAGAAAATCACCAGCTCAGCAGTGAACAGCATCTCCTGGAGAAACTGGAAGAGCTAAATGATCAGCTACAATTTTGTGAACAG ACGAAGTCGCGTTTATACCTGAAAGCTGAAGCTAAATGCAGCCGATTCATGTGGACAGGTCTGGGGCTGCTGTCCACTCAAGGTGGCGCATTGGCCTGGCTAACATGGTGGGTCTACTCCTGGGATATCATGGAGCCCGTCACCTACTTCATCACATATGGGGCTTCTTTGGCCTTTTACGCATACTTCCTCCTCACGCGCCAG GATTGTGCATACGGTGAGATAAGAGACAGACAAATGCTTAAATACTTTCATCGGATTGCCAAAAGATGGAGATTTGACGTGGGAAAGTACAACAGTCTCAAGGAAGAGATAGCTGAG